The segment atatgttgccaatttgtacttcccaagcgcttagtacagtgctctgcacacagtgagcgctcaataaatacgattgatgacggttGATGATgacgaagtcacttcacttctctgggcctcagttccctcatctggaaaacggggatgaagactgggagcccccaccccgtgggaccacccgatcaccttgtaacctccccagcgctcagaacggtgctttgcacatagtaagcgcttaacaaatgccattattacagagaagcagcgtgggctcggtggaaaagagcccgggctttggactcagaggtcacaggttcaaatcccggctctgccacttgtcagctgggtgactttgggcaagttttagactgtgagcccactgttgagtctctatatgttgccaatttgtacttcccaagcgcttagtacagtgctctgcacacagcaagcgctcaataaatacaattgttgacggttgatgatgatgaagtcacctcacttctctgggcctcatcatcatcatcaatcgtatttattgagcgcttactatgtgcagagcactgtactaagtgcttgggaagtacaaattggcaacatctagagcctcagttccctcatctggaaaacggggatgaagactgggagcccccgccgtggctgatcaccttgtaacctccccagcgcttagaacggtgctttgcacatcgtaagcgcttaataaatgccattattattattattgttataattaaggGCTTCCTCCGGCCCCCCGCGACGCCCCCCGCAACGAGGCGGCATCCTCCTCCGATCCAGTCGTGTTTCCTTTATTTAAATAACCGCAGAGCCCGGCTTGGcacggggcaggggctgggggcgtcAGGCGGGAGGGCCCGGGGGTCGGTCCGGGTGGgcgcccgggggtcccggggggtcccgggggggcggTCAGGGTCCCCGgaaggcggcggaggcggcggcggtgcGCACGGCGGGGTTGGCGAAGACGCCGGCGGCGAACTCCTCCTGGGCCTTCTGGAAGCTGGCCCCCGTGCGCCGGTACAGGGAGTGGATCTACCCGCGGGGTGGGCGTAGCGGGGATGGGGGGGCCGTCACCGTGGCGACGACACCCCGGGGATgcccagtttgtccttcccaagcgcttagtacagtgctctgcacatagtaagcgctcaatacgattgatgatgatgcccagcgCGGCCTCGCCCCCCCGGGGGAACCCGAGCGCCCGCCTCACCCGTTTGAGCAGGACGATGCCCAGCACAGCGATGCCCGTGAACAGCAGGGCGACGGGGAGCGCCAGGACGGCCACCGGCGGGTTGCTCTTCAACACCATCAGCGCCGAGACCCAGCCGCTGCCAAGGGGAGACGGGGatggggggcgcggggggaggaagggggagaggagagaggatggaggggagggggggaaaggggagagaccacCGCGGACGGAAAGAAGACCAAGGTGGAGGGGGGGACGGATGGGCCGAAGCCAACCGGAGCGAGgaccggaggccttcccacactcagcccccttttccctctcctcctccccccccccccccccccccgccactacACCTTTATTGATGTCtggacagatttattgctctattttactcgtacatatttacgattctatttattttgttaatggcgtgcgtctgggcgagtcacttcgcttctccgggcctcagcggcctcatctgggaaatggggatgaagaccgggagccccccccgtgggacaacctgatcaccttgtagcctcccctgcgcttaggacggtgcttggcacatagtaagcgcttaataaatgccatcattttattattattattatcttgctttacttccatttgttctgatcatcatcatcatcaccatcaatcgtatttattgagcgcttactatgtgcagagcaccgtactaagcgcttgggaagtacaaattggcgacttgacacctgtccacgtgtttagtttggctgcctgcctcccccttctaggctgtgagcccgctgttgggtagggaccgtctctgtatgttgccaacttggacttcccaagcgcttagtacagtgctctgcacacagtaagcgctcaatcaatacaattgaatgaatgggagcccattgttgcgtagggaccgtgtctatatgtatgttcattcattcattcaatcgtatttattgagcgcttacttctagaccgcaagcccgttgtcgggtagggaccgtctctagatgttgccaacttgtacttcccaagagcttagtccagtgctctgcacacagtaagcgctcaataaatacgattgaatgaatgaatgaattgtctgtcttccccttctagactgtgagcctgctgttgggtagggaccgtctctatatgttgccaacttggacttcccaagcgcttagtacggtgctctgcacacagtaagcgctcaatcaatacgattgaatgaatgggagcctgctgttgcgtagggaccatctctatatgtatattcattcattcattcaatcgtatttattgagcgcttactgtgtgcggagcaccggactaagcgcttgggaagtccaagttggtaagcgcttggtacagtgctccgcacacagtaagcgctcaatacgagaagcagcgtggctcagtggaaagagcccgggctttggagtcagaggtcatggattcaaatcccggctccgccacttgtcagctgggtgactttgggcaagtcatttctctgggcctcagtcacctcatctgtaaaatgaggattaagactgtgagctccccgtgggacaacctgatcaccttgtgacctccccagcgcttagaacagtgcttggcacatagtaagcgcttaagaaacgccatcattatcatcttctagactgcgagcccgctgttgggtagggaccgtctctatatgttgccaacttcttggacttcccaagcgcttagtccggtgctccgcacacagtaagcgctcaataaatacgactgaatgaatgaatgaatggtctgtctcccccttctagactgtgagcccgctgttgggtagggaccgtctctagatgttgccaacttcgacttcccaagtgcttagtacagcgctctgcacacagtaagcgctcaataaatacgactgaatgaatgaatgaatggtctgtctcccccttctagaccgcgagcccgctgttgggtagggaccgtctctagacgttgccaacttggacttcccaagcgcttagtaagctctcaataagtacgattgaatgaatggtctgtcacccccttcatcatcatcaatcgcatttattgagcgcttactgtgtgcagagcactggactaagcgcttgggaagtacaagttggcaacatctagagacggtccctacccaactagactgtgagcccgccgttgggtagggaccgtctctagacgttgccgacttggacttcccaagcgcttagtaagctctcaataaatacgattgaatgaatggtctggcacccccttcatcatcatcaatcgcatttattgagcgcttaccgtgtgcagagcactggactaagcgcttgggaagtacaagttggcaacatctagagacggtccctacccaactagactgtgagcccgccgttgggtagggaccgtctctagacgttgccgacttgtacttcccaagcgcttagtaagctctcaataaatacgattgaatgaatggtctggcaccccccttcatcatcatcaatcgcatttattgagcgcttaccgtgtgcagagcactggactaagcgctttggaagtacaagttggcaacatctagagacggtccctacccaactagactgtgagcccgccgttgggtagggaccgtctctagacgttgccgacttggacgacccaagcgcttagtccggcgctctgcccacagtaagcgctcgataaatacgactgaatgagtgaatgaagacgattgaatgaacggagagAGGAAGACGGTCACTGCTCTTTGGGCACCCTCTTTCCCCCGcttccctgcccccggcccctcaCCTGAAGCCCCAGCCGGGGATGCCGATGGCCTGGAGCACGTACACCGCGTCCTGAACGAAGAAAAcgaagaagaagacgaagaaaTTGAAGGAACTGTCACTCCtgcggtgggagagagagagaagggaaggggggcgGATTAGGGACGCGGAAGGATGACCCCGTTGCCCGTCCGCCCCCCAGCCCGTGGCCGCGAGCGGGTCCCCCGGGCCCACCTGAAGGCCTTGTACATGGGCCGGTACCAGCAGACGAAGGAACAGGGGGTGAAGATGAGGGCCCagaggagggccaggccaaagtccGAGCCCCTGTCGGTGCTCACGCAGAACCAGGCCAAGGAGGCCACGaagttgaggaggagggaggcggtgCTGCCTGGCGAGGGGGCGGGCATGGCGGGCGTCAGGGTGGGCGGCTcgggggccccccgccccgggtccCCCGCGCCCCCGTCCCCCCAAACCTACACAGCCAGAGGTAGTACATGGCGGTCACTACGCGCTGGAACTCCTGGGGGATCTCCACGGCGATGTCCTGGAAGAAGCAGGGCTGCACGGGACAGAAGGCGGGCAGCGGGGGCCAGTTGTTCCGCCGGGCTGAAACGCCGAGGGGACGAGGGGTCGGGGGGCGTCACGGCGGACGCCCCCGTCGGAAGCCGCGCGGCTCGGTGggagggagcccgggctttgcaacCAGAGgtggcgggttcaaatcccggccccctcagcgcctcggtgacctcatccgccCAACGGGGATCACTTGTACGTATCTACTCATTTCATCATGTTAatatgcatccattcattcattcattagtacacttagtacagtgctctgcacatagtaagcgctcaataaatacgattgatcaatcaatcaatcaatcgtatttattgagcgcttactgtgtgcagagcactgtactaagcgcttgggaagtacaaattggcatcacatagagacagtccctaccaacagtgggctcacagcctagaagggggagacagagaacagaaccaaacataccaacaaaataaaataagtaggatagaaatgtacaagtaaaataaataaataaataaataagtagagtaataaatatgtactgcttgatgattgatgatgatgatgattcgtccagccgtctttactgagcgcttactgcgcgcagagcgccggactaagcgcttgggaagtccaagtcggccacatcgagagccggtccctatcaatcaatcaatcaatcagtcgtatttattgagcgcttactatgtgcagagcactgtactaagcgcttgggaagtacaaattggcatcacatagagacagtccctacccaacagtgggctcacagtctaaaagggggagacggagaacagaaccaaacataccaacaaaataaaataagtaggatagaaatgtacaagtaaaataaataaataaatagagtaataaatatgtacaaccatatatccatatatacaggtgctgtggggaagggaaggaggtaagacggggggatggagagggggatgagggggagaggaaggaaggggctcagtctgggaaggcctcctggaggaggtgagctctcagcagggccttgaatgccTTGaatccctacccgacggcgggctcacagtctagaagcgggagacagacaacgcgactaaacgcattaacaaaataaaataaatatagagtgaacgggtacaaatgaaataactagggtaataaacacgtacaaacgtatatatactGTTTGgtttggtgtgtttggttttgttctccgtctcccccttctcgaccgtgagcccgctgttgggtagggaccggttctataagttgccaacttggacttcccaagcgcttagtccagtgctctgcccacagtaagcgctcaataaatacgattgattgattgattgattgattgagactgtggcacggagtaagcgctttacgaatgccatcgttgttgttattgttattgattTTGGGGCGCCCCGGGCCCGGACTCACGGGGTGAGGCTCCCCCCAAGGCCTCGGCATGGCGGAGCTCCTGCTCTCGCCGGTCCAGCTCCTCGGCCTTGCGGTTCAGCTCCTCTTGCTGCCTCAGTAGGTCCGCCGTGGCCACCGCCGCCGCTGCCTGCtgctgaggtggggggagaaggcgGCGTGaggggggagaagcagcgcggctcaggggaaagagcccgaggtcatgggttctaatcccccgctCCGCTACAcgtttgctgtgcgacctgggacaagtcacttcactcacttctctgggcctcagctccctcacccgtcaaatggggaccaagaccgtgagccccgcgggggacaacctgatgtccttgtatctcccccagcgcttcgcgcatagtaaacgcttgacgaataccattaccaaaaaaaaaaaaaaaaagcccgggcttgggagtcagaggttgtgggttctaatcccggccccacccgctgtgtgactttgggcaagacgcttcccttctccgggcctctgttccctcctctgtaaaatggggatgaagaccgtgagccccacgggggacaacctgattcccttgtatccccccccagcgcttagaacagtgcatggcgcatagtcagcgcttaacaaataccatcattattattattattattctctgagcctcagctaccccatctgtaaaatggggatgaagactgggagccccacgggggacaacctgctcacctcatatccccaccagtgcttagaacggtgcatggcacagagtaagcgcttaacaaataccatcattattattattattattattctctgagcctcagcaaccccatctctaaaatggggatgaagattgggagcc is part of the Tachyglossus aculeatus isolate mTacAcu1 chromosome Y4, mTacAcu1.pri, whole genome shotgun sequence genome and harbors:
- the SCAMP3 gene encoding secretory carrier-associated membrane protein 3 isoform X3; the protein is MAHPGDGGNPFAEPPDLDNPFQDPAVTQHRPSPPPQYATLDVYNPFDSHEAPPPPSAPPAPAKLPPAAAPPAPRRPSPTDPKNYGSYGTQAAAAVATADLLRQQEELNRKAEELDRREQELRHAEALGGASPPRRNNWPPLPAFCPVQPCFFQDIAVEIPQEFQRVVTAMYYLWLCSTASLLLNFVASLAWFCVSTDRGSDFGLALLWALIFTPCSFVCWYRPMYKAFRSDSSFNFFVFFFVFFVQDAVYVLQAIGIPGWGFSGWVSALMVLKSNPPVAVLALPVALLFTGIAVLGIVLLKRIHSLYRRTGASFQKAQEEFAAGVFANPAVRTAAASAAFRGP
- the SCAMP3 gene encoding secretory carrier-associated membrane protein 3 isoform X2, encoding MAHPGDGGNPFAEPPDLDNPFQDPAVTQHRPSPPPQYATLDVYNPFDSHEQAAAAVATADLLRQQEELNRKAEELDRREQELRHAEALGGASPPRRNNWPPLPAFCPVQPCFFQDIAVEIPQEFQRVVTAMYYLWLCSTASLLLNFVASLAWFCVSTDRGSDFGLALLWALIFTPCSFVCWYRPMYKAFRSDSSFNFFVFFFVFFVQDAVYVLQAIGIPGWGFSGWVSALMVLKSNPPVAVLALPVALLFTGIAVLGIVLLKRIHSLYRRTGASFQKAQEEFAAGVFANPAVRTAAASAAFRGP
- the SCAMP3 gene encoding secretory carrier-associated membrane protein 3 isoform X1; this translates as MAHPGDGGNPFAEPPDLDNPFQDPAVTQHRPSPPPQYATLDVYNPFDSHEQQAAAAVATADLLRQQEELNRKAEELDRREQELRHAEALGGASPPRRNNWPPLPAFCPVQPCFFQDIAVEIPQEFQRVVTAMYYLWLCSTASLLLNFVASLAWFCVSTDRGSDFGLALLWALIFTPCSFVCWYRPMYKAFRSDSSFNFFVFFFVFFVQDAVYVLQAIGIPGWGFSGWVSALMVLKSNPPVAVLALPVALLFTGIAVLGIVLLKRIHSLYRRTGASFQKAQEEFAAGVFANPAVRTAAASAAFRGP